One Caviibacter abscessus genomic window, CGAATACGAAATGTCAAAATATAGTTTTGAAGTAAGTGACAGTAAAATGAATTTTACTTTATTTGATATGTATGAAAAAGAAGCAAATAACTGTATAGAGAATAAATTAGTGTTACCTGCATACGATTATGTTTTAAAATGTTCACACACATTTAATAATTTGGATGCAAGAGGATCGATAAGTACAACTGAAAGAATGGCATATATACTAAGAGTTAGAGATCTTGCTAAAAAATGTGCAGTTCTTTTTGTAGAAAATAGAAAAGCTCTAGGATTTCCATTACTAAAAAAAGGAGATAAATAAAATGAATTTTTTATTTGAATTAGGTCTTGAAGAATTACCTTCAAGATATGTAGACACAACAGAAAAAGAATTAAAAAATAAAATTTTAGATAAATTAGTATCAAATAAAATTTCATTTGATAATGCTATAAGTTTTAGCACTCCTAGAAGAATTGCAATAATAATTAACGGTCTTTGTGAAAAACAAGAAGACATTAAAGAAGTTAAACTTGGACCGTCTCTTTCTGTGGCTATAGTTGATGGTAAACCTACAAAAGCATTACTTGGATTTTTAGCATCAAATAAAGTGTCTGAAAATGATTATGAAATAATTGATACTCCGAAAGATAAATATATACAAATAACTAAGCATATAAAGGGTAGAGAAACAAAAGAAGTACTTTCAGAAATTTTAAAAGAAAGTATTAAAGAACTTGAATTTGAAAAAGTTATGAAATGGTCTGATAAACAATTTAGATTTGTAAGACCTATAAAATGGATAGTTTCGATGCTTAATGATAGTGTTATGGATTTTGAGTTTGAAGGTATAAAAGCTTCGAATATAACACGTGGTATGAGAGTTTTCGGAAGTCAAGAAATAGTAATTGATAAAATGGAAAATTATGAAAGTATACTTTTAGAAAATTATGTTATAGCAGATAGAAATAAAAGAGAAAAAGCATTAATTGAGAGTATAGAAAAAAATTGTAATACTTCAAATGAAAAAACAGTAATATCAAAAAAATTATTAAATGAAGTTGTAAATTTAGTTGAATATCCATATGCAATAAAAGGGGATTTTGACAGTAAGTATTTGAATTTACCCGAAGAATTAATCACTATAACTATGGAAACACATCAAAGATATTTTCCTATAAAAACAAATGATGGAAAACTAACTAATCATTTTGTAGTAATTAGAAATGCTCCGGTTTATTCTGAAAAAGTAAAACTTGGAAATGAGAAAGTAATAGAACCTAGACTTGCAGATTCTAAATTTTTCTTTGATGAAGACTTAAAAGCTGATATGAGAAAATGGAATGAAAAATTACAAAATGTGATGTTTCAAAAAGATATGGGAACAATATCAGATAAATTATCAAGAAATAAAAAAATTGCAAGTTATTTAGGAGCAAACAAAGATTGTTTAAGAGCAATAGAACTTTGTAAGGCGGATCTTGTTTCAAATGTAATAAATGAAAAAGAATTTACTGGATTACAAGGAATGATGGGTGAAATATATGCAAAAAATAGTGGAGAAAACGAAATAGTTTCTAAAGCTATAAGAGAACATTATTTACCAAGATTTCAAGGAGACGATTTACCAAGTAGTATAGAAGGATCTATTGCGTCAATTGCTGACAAATTGGATACGGGTATAGGTGCATTTTGTGTGGGCTTAAAACCTACAGGATCAAAAGATCCATATGCAATAAGAAGAGCAATACAAGGTATGGTGTTAATTGCCTTAAATGAAAAACTTGATATTAATTATGAAGATTTATCACAAAAAGCATATGAAATATTTAGTGAGAATAAAAAAGTTTTAGTTGACAATGTATTAGATGATTTTAATATTTTTGTTAAGCAAAGACTAGAAAAAGTTTTACAAACTGATTATCCAAAAGACTTAATACCATATATTACAGGTGTTGAGAAAAACTTTAAAAATATAGTTGAAAAATTAGAAAAACTTAATAAAATTTCAAATACAGTAGAATTTAATGAATTAATAAATTTATTAAAGAGAATGAAAAATATTACTAAAGATAGTAATGTAAAAGAGATTAATAAAGATTTATTAAAAGATAATTATGAATTGGCGATGTATGACTTATATGAAAAATTAAAAAATAAGGAATTTTCAGATATAGTTGATACACTTATTGAAAATGCTGATGTTATTAATTCATACTTTGATAATGTAAAAATTAATGTTGATGATATCAATGTAAAAAATAACAGATTGGCGATATTAAATAATATATTAGAAATTTGTGAGAATGTAATAGCATTATAGTTAATGGGAGAAGACTAACTATGAAGAAGATTATATTTCTTATTTTTGTATCTACGTTAAATGTATGGGCTAACCAAAAATTTGAGTTCTATAATATTGATAATAGTTCTAAGTTTGGAGTTGGCACAAATTATAACAGATTATCACTTGAGGCAATTTATGAAAGAAAACTTGATAGCAGTCAGTTGGAAGAAAAAAAATTAAAAGAATATTTTAAAAATGGTAATTCTATTGGATTTAATGTGAATTATAACTTGGGTGCAAAAAGTAAAAAGCCTACTATACAGTTATTACGAGAAGGTAAACAAACTAAGGTAGATTTATTTGAAACTGATAAAAAAACGGAATATAAACTTTTTGAAGGTAAAGATGCATCAAT contains:
- the glyS gene encoding glycine--tRNA ligase subunit beta, which translates into the protein MNFLFELGLEELPSRYVDTTEKELKNKILDKLVSNKISFDNAISFSTPRRIAIIINGLCEKQEDIKEVKLGPSLSVAIVDGKPTKALLGFLASNKVSENDYEIIDTPKDKYIQITKHIKGRETKEVLSEILKESIKELEFEKVMKWSDKQFRFVRPIKWIVSMLNDSVMDFEFEGIKASNITRGMRVFGSQEIVIDKMENYESILLENYVIADRNKREKALIESIEKNCNTSNEKTVISKKLLNEVVNLVEYPYAIKGDFDSKYLNLPEELITITMETHQRYFPIKTNDGKLTNHFVVIRNAPVYSEKVKLGNEKVIEPRLADSKFFFDEDLKADMRKWNEKLQNVMFQKDMGTISDKLSRNKKIASYLGANKDCLRAIELCKADLVSNVINEKEFTGLQGMMGEIYAKNSGENEIVSKAIREHYLPRFQGDDLPSSIEGSIASIADKLDTGIGAFCVGLKPTGSKDPYAIRRAIQGMVLIALNEKLDINYEDLSQKAYEIFSENKKVLVDNVLDDFNIFVKQRLEKVLQTDYPKDLIPYITGVEKNFKNIVEKLEKLNKISNTVEFNELINLLKRMKNITKDSNVKEINKDLLKDNYELAMYDLYEKLKNKEFSDIVDTLIENADVINSYFDNVKINVDDINVKNNRLAILNNILEICENVIAL